In Microbulbifer celer, a single window of DNA contains:
- a CDS encoding putative bifunctional diguanylate cyclase/phosphodiesterase — protein MAEFNPENADFKRLLDQADTASLSQGHLSPLAAEVALGEVADGVVVTDRRGQILYSNPLVSELCGNLVGLLPGQYLADGLPLYDDCGQLIDLGLDADREASEQLPCRREFGASIRREDDEFLDINVQVHTLRKTTHTEGFVVILRHTSNARRISSRLSWQSSHDTLTRLPNRQFFEHALQKVLVESTGPKQHHILLYLDVYQFKVVNDTLGYSAGDALLLALAQILTRSLSPGDLLGRVGSDEFALLLRDCTLEEARRIVTRLRETVNGFVFRWDDSETRPALSIGAVSVDSHAPPASQLLASANDASCAARDQGRNRVKFFSDSRKALEKRRESTWLAEIHAAIREDRLLLYRQPVVSLQEKNRIHHYEVLVRMQGRDGDIISPGLFLPAAERYGMIDEVDRWVIRNIFRYMALEQSSGGSGFHYAINISGISLGDELFAGFVLRELTEAGVAPSRVQFEITETSAINNLDRALVFIHKLRAAGCSFALDDFGRGASSLAYLRQLPVDYLKIDGSFVRNMLDDEIDSAMVSTVDHLAKRMGISTIAEFAETPELLEKLRLMGVDFAQGFGIAAASCLPEISGPRPSTTAT, from the coding sequence TTGGCTGAATTCAACCCCGAAAACGCCGATTTCAAACGCCTGCTTGATCAGGCTGATACTGCAAGCCTCTCGCAGGGGCATCTCAGCCCGTTGGCGGCAGAGGTGGCCCTGGGGGAGGTGGCGGACGGCGTGGTGGTGACTGATCGCCGCGGGCAGATTCTGTACAGTAATCCGCTGGTGAGCGAATTATGCGGCAATCTGGTGGGGTTGTTACCGGGACAGTACCTGGCGGATGGCCTGCCGTTATACGATGACTGCGGCCAACTGATCGACCTGGGGCTCGATGCCGATCGCGAAGCGTCAGAGCAGCTGCCCTGCCGCCGGGAGTTCGGGGCAAGTATTCGCCGTGAGGACGACGAGTTTCTGGACATCAATGTCCAGGTTCACACGCTGCGTAAAACAACCCACACCGAAGGATTCGTGGTTATTCTCCGGCATACTTCCAATGCGCGCCGGATATCTTCCCGCCTCAGCTGGCAGAGCAGCCACGATACATTGACACGCCTGCCCAATCGGCAGTTTTTTGAGCATGCCTTGCAGAAAGTGCTGGTGGAGTCCACCGGACCGAAGCAGCACCATATCCTGCTGTATCTCGATGTTTATCAGTTCAAGGTCGTTAACGACACCCTCGGTTACAGCGCCGGGGATGCGTTGCTGCTCGCTCTGGCGCAGATTCTTACCCGGAGCCTCAGCCCGGGAGATCTGCTTGGACGCGTGGGCAGTGATGAGTTTGCCCTGTTACTGCGCGACTGCACCCTGGAAGAGGCGCGGCGCATTGTCACCCGCTTGCGGGAGACGGTGAACGGTTTTGTTTTCCGCTGGGATGACAGTGAAACCCGTCCGGCCTTGTCGATTGGTGCCGTCAGCGTGGACAGCCACGCGCCTCCGGCAAGCCAGTTGCTGGCTTCCGCGAATGATGCCAGCTGTGCTGCGCGTGATCAGGGGCGCAACCGGGTGAAGTTTTTCAGCGACTCGCGCAAGGCGCTGGAGAAGCGTCGTGAGAGCACCTGGCTGGCGGAGATCCACGCGGCTATTCGTGAAGACCGCCTGCTACTGTATCGCCAGCCAGTGGTTTCATTGCAGGAAAAAAACCGCATCCATCACTACGAGGTGCTGGTGCGGATGCAGGGGCGCGATGGCGATATCATTTCACCTGGTCTGTTTTTGCCCGCGGCGGAACGCTACGGGATGATCGATGAAGTGGACCGCTGGGTTATCCGCAATATTTTCCGGTATATGGCGCTGGAACAGAGCAGTGGTGGCAGTGGCTTCCACTATGCGATCAATATCTCCGGTATCAGTCTGGGGGATGAGTTGTTTGCGGGCTTTGTGTTGCGGGAATTGACGGAGGCCGGGGTGGCGCCGTCGCGGGTTCAGTTCGAGATTACGGAGACCAGTGCGATCAATAATCTGGATCGGGCGCTGGTGTTTATCCACAAGTTGCGGGCCGCGGGCTGCAGTTTTGCGTTGGATGATTTTGGGCGCGGGGCGTCGTCGCTGGCGTATCTGCGTCAGTTGCCGGTGGATTATCTGAAGATTGATGGGTCTTTCGTGCGCAATATGCTGGACGATGAGATCGATAGTGCGATGGTGAGTACGGTGGATCACCTGGCGAAGCGGATGGGGATCAGTACCATTGCGGAGTTTGCGGAGACGCCGGAGTTGCTGGAGAAGCTGCGCCTGATGGGGGTGGATTTCGCCCAGGGCTTTGGCATTGCCGCGGCGTCCTGTCTGCCGGAGATCAGCGGGCCTCGGCCCTCAACAACAGCGACTTGA
- a CDS encoding YajG family lipoprotein — MRMNLPAKRCAALLVCALAAVLLAACAHSPVQVRVQPEVQVAPANIGAGYTLQARGVNQLPGGGLGSLGGIYADSSNITLANNIEQALGDSLSRGFENWSFRTIDGPADVQVVANLTDLRYDSPNKLYTTKVDTGASIQLQVMVGGATFFGNYSTSGKDRNLIKPSREEVEVSINKLLSATLQRAFEDEKLKAFLGQHL, encoded by the coding sequence ATGAGAATGAATTTACCGGCCAAGCGTTGTGCGGCCTTGTTGGTGTGTGCGCTGGCGGCGGTATTGCTCGCAGCCTGTGCCCACAGCCCGGTGCAGGTGCGGGTGCAGCCAGAGGTGCAAGTGGCACCGGCTAATATTGGTGCCGGTTATACCCTGCAGGCGCGCGGTGTGAATCAGTTGCCGGGCGGTGGACTGGGATCGCTTGGTGGCATCTATGCGGACTCTTCCAATATCACGCTGGCGAACAATATTGAGCAGGCGCTGGGAGATTCCCTGAGCCGCGGCTTTGAAAATTGGTCGTTCCGCACCATCGATGGACCGGCGGATGTCCAGGTGGTAGCCAATCTCACTGACCTCCGTTACGACAGTCCCAATAAGCTGTATACCACCAAGGTGGATACCGGGGCTTCCATCCAGCTGCAGGTGATGGTGGGTGGTGCCACTTTCTTCGGCAATTACAGCACCAGTGGCAAGGATCGCAACCTGATCAAGCCCAGCCGCGAAGAAGTGGAGGTCAGCATCAACAAGTTGTTGAGCGCAACACTCCAGCGCGCTTTTGAGGATGAAAAGCTGAAAGCCTTCCTGGGGCAGCACCTCTAG